In the genome of Deinococcus yavapaiensis KR-236, one region contains:
- the clpB gene encoding ATP-dependent chaperone ClpB translates to MNPDRFTEAALQTIAAAQQDALSKGHQQLMPAHVLLAALAQADSPAVSGVELAGGDVRAARAALETDLAKQPRVSGDGGQLYMDPALARALGEAEKLATEFGDAFVAIDTLFLAVRGQYKGAAGNDLPTPDRLKTAFTQQRGGKKVDNKSAESTFDALNKYGLDLTQRAREGKLDPVIGRDEEIRRSMQILLRRTKNNPVLIGEPGVGKTAIAEGLAQRIVKGDVPEGLRGKKIVSLQMGSLLAGAKYRGEFEERLKGVIQEVVDSAGEVILFIDEIHTIVGAGKAEGAVDAGNMLKPALARGELHLIGATTLDEYREIEKDAALERRFQPVFVDEPSVEDTISILRGIKERYQLHHNVEITDSALVAAATLSKRYIADRQLPDKAIDLIDESAARLRMALESSPEQIDSLERRKLQLEIERQALSKEKDEDSQQRLLDIEDSLRAITDELTSLKAKWEAERGELAQLREKREQLDSVRVQIEQAERDYDLSKAAELRYGKLPQLEKEVADLEAKLKGAEFAHQEVTEEDIAAIVSRWTGIPVSRLMEGEREKLLRLEEELHKRVIGQDNAIVSVSDALRRARAGLGDPRRPIGSFMFLGPTGVGKTELAKALAAFLFDTEDAMVRLDMSEYMEKHTVARLIGAPPGYVGYEEGGQLTEAVRRRPYSVILLDEIEKAHPDVFNVLLQVLDDGRLTDGQGRTVDFRNTVVIMTSNIGSPIILEAQARGENPEVIRERVLGALQSAFRPEFLNRVDDIIVFDALTPADLHKIVDIQLGGLRSRLAERRVTLHLTEAAKDHLAAIGYDPSFGARPLKRAISREIETPLAKKILAGDLQDGSSLTMDYVNGRLSFDTALVN, encoded by the coding sequence ATGAATCCAGACCGTTTCACCGAAGCCGCCCTGCAAACCATCGCGGCCGCCCAGCAAGACGCCCTCTCCAAGGGCCACCAACAGCTCATGCCCGCGCACGTGCTGCTCGCCGCGCTCGCCCAAGCCGACTCTCCCGCCGTGAGCGGCGTCGAGCTTGCCGGAGGCGACGTCCGAGCGGCCCGCGCCGCGCTCGAAACCGACCTCGCCAAGCAACCGCGCGTGTCGGGAGACGGCGGCCAGTTGTACATGGACCCCGCCCTCGCCCGCGCCCTCGGTGAAGCCGAGAAGCTCGCCACCGAGTTCGGCGACGCCTTCGTCGCGATCGACACCTTGTTCCTCGCCGTGCGCGGGCAGTACAAGGGCGCGGCGGGCAACGACCTTCCCACCCCCGATCGACTCAAAACAGCGTTCACTCAGCAACGTGGAGGTAAGAAAGTGGACAACAAATCCGCCGAAAGCACCTTCGACGCCCTCAACAAGTACGGGCTCGACCTCACCCAGCGCGCCCGTGAAGGCAAGCTCGATCCCGTCATCGGACGCGACGAGGAAATCCGTCGATCCATGCAGATTCTGCTGCGCCGCACGAAGAACAACCCCGTCCTGATCGGCGAGCCCGGCGTCGGCAAGACCGCCATCGCCGAAGGGCTCGCGCAGCGCATCGTCAAGGGCGACGTGCCCGAAGGCCTGCGCGGCAAGAAGATCGTCTCGCTGCAAATGGGCTCTTTGCTCGCCGGCGCGAAGTACCGCGGCGAATTCGAGGAGCGGCTCAAAGGCGTCATTCAGGAAGTGGTCGACTCGGCGGGCGAAGTCATCTTGTTCATCGACGAGATCCACACCATCGTCGGCGCGGGCAAAGCGGAAGGCGCGGTCGACGCGGGCAACATGCTCAAGCCCGCCCTCGCGCGCGGCGAACTGCACCTCATCGGCGCGACGACCCTCGACGAGTACCGAGAGATCGAGAAGGACGCCGCCCTCGAGCGCCGCTTCCAGCCCGTGTTCGTGGACGAGCCGAGCGTCGAGGACACCATCTCGATTCTGCGCGGCATCAAAGAGCGCTACCAACTGCACCACAACGTCGAGATCACCGACTCGGCCCTCGTGGCGGCGGCGACCCTCAGCAAGCGCTACATCGCCGACCGTCAACTGCCCGACAAGGCGATCGACCTCATCGACGAGTCTGCCGCTCGACTGCGCATGGCCTTGGAGTCCAGCCCCGAGCAGATCGACTCGCTCGAACGCCGCAAGCTGCAACTCGAAATTGAACGCCAAGCCCTCAGCAAGGAGAAGGACGAGGACAGCCAGCAACGTCTCCTCGACATCGAGGACTCCTTGCGCGCCATCACCGACGAGCTCACGAGCCTCAAGGCGAAGTGGGAAGCCGAGCGCGGCGAACTCGCCCAACTGCGAGAAAAGCGCGAGCAACTCGACTCGGTGCGCGTCCAGATCGAGCAGGCCGAGCGCGACTACGACCTCTCCAAGGCCGCCGAACTTCGCTACGGCAAGCTGCCGCAACTCGAAAAGGAAGTCGCCGATCTCGAAGCCAAGCTCAAGGGCGCCGAGTTCGCGCATCAGGAAGTGACCGAAGAGGACATCGCCGCGATCGTGAGCCGCTGGACGGGCATCCCGGTCAGCCGCCTCATGGAAGGCGAGCGCGAGAAGTTGCTGCGCCTCGAAGAAGAGCTTCACAAGCGCGTCATCGGGCAGGACAACGCTATCGTGAGCGTCTCCGACGCGTTGCGGCGCGCCCGCGCGGGTCTCGGCGACCCCCGGCGGCCCATCGGCTCGTTCATGTTCCTCGGGCCGACCGGCGTCGGCAAGACCGAGCTCGCCAAGGCGCTCGCCGCGTTCTTGTTCGACACCGAGGACGCCATGGTGCGCCTCGACATGTCCGAGTACATGGAGAAGCACACGGTCGCCAGGCTCATCGGAGCGCCTCCGGGATACGTCGGGTACGAGGAAGGCGGTCAGCTCACCGAGGCCGTGCGCCGACGCCCGTACAGCGTCATCCTGCTCGACGAAATCGAGAAGGCGCATCCCGACGTGTTCAACGTGCTGCTGCAAGTCCTCGACGACGGTCGTCTCACCGACGGTCAAGGACGCACGGTGGATTTCCGAAACACCGTCGTCATCATGACGTCGAACATCGGTTCGCCCATCATCTTGGAGGCTCAAGCGCGCGGCGAAAACCCCGAAGTCATCCGCGAGCGCGTCCTGGGCGCCCTGCAAAGCGCCTTCCGCCCCGAGTTCCTCAACCGCGTGGACGACATCATCGTGTTCGACGCGCTCACGCCCGCCGATCTGCACAAGATCGTCGACATCCAGCTGGGCGGTTTGCGGTCCCGTCTCGCCGAGCGCCGCGTGACCTTGCACCTCACGGAAGCTGCCAAAGACCACCTCGCCGCGATCGGCTACGACCCGAGCTTCGGCGCGCGGCCCCTGAAGCGCGCGATCTCGCGCGAAATCGAGACGCCGCTCGCCAAGAAGATCCTCGCCGGTGACCTGCAAGACGGCAGCAGTCTCACCATGGACTACGTCAACGGACGGCTGAGCTTCGACACGGCGCTCGTGAACTGA
- a CDS encoding pyridoxamine 5'-phosphate oxidase family protein, whose protein sequence is MTQNQQSSMTREEGIEKIAELVKGIRIAMFTSVSEDGRLHSRPMGTQSAEFDGTLWFFTWKNTEKVDEFQHNPHVNVAYSEPSKQTYVSVSGRANLVLDKAKMQELWEPPLKAWFPDGLDDPNIALIRVDVESAEYWDSPSSKMVHLYGMVKAAVTHKPATDIGENKTVDLK, encoded by the coding sequence ATGACGCAGAACCAGCAGTCTTCCATGACGCGCGAAGAAGGCATCGAGAAAATCGCCGAACTCGTCAAAGGCATTCGCATCGCCATGTTCACGTCCGTGAGCGAGGACGGCCGTTTGCACTCGAGGCCCATGGGCACCCAGTCGGCGGAGTTCGACGGAACACTGTGGTTCTTCACGTGGAAGAACACCGAGAAGGTCGACGAGTTTCAGCACAATCCTCACGTCAACGTCGCGTACAGCGAGCCGAGCAAGCAGACGTACGTCTCCGTCTCGGGCCGCGCGAACCTCGTGCTCGACAAGGCCAAGATGCAGGAGCTTTGGGAGCCGCCCCTCAAAGCGTGGTTTCCCGACGGCCTCGACGACCCCAACATCGCCCTCATTCGCGTGGACGTGGAGAGCGCCGAGTACTGGGACTCGCCGAGTTCGAAGATGGTGCACCTCTACGGCATGGTGAAGGCCGCCGTCACGCACAAGCCCGCCACGGACATCGGGGAAAACAAGACCGTCGATTTGAAATGA
- a CDS encoding aldo/keto reductase encodes MLQRDFGKTGLKVSVLGLGAGQVGAEQLPEADAERLLHEALDLGVTLIDTARGYGLSEERIGKYLSSRRGEFVLSTKGGYGIEGVEDWTPDAVRLGVERALRVMRTDVLDVFHLHSPPLHTLQREDLLAELDRARERGQIRVAAYSGENQELRWAVDSGRFGSVETSVNFADQWSSRHVLPDAERHGLGVIGKRPIANAPWRYAERPVGQYVEVYWERARTMNLTPGDLPWDEFALRFSAFAPCVHSVIVGTASIDNLRNNARIVEKGALAESDVRRVMNAFESHGTHWGGEV; translated from the coding sequence ATGTTGCAACGAGACTTCGGCAAGACGGGACTCAAGGTGAGCGTTCTCGGGTTGGGCGCGGGGCAAGTCGGCGCGGAGCAGTTGCCGGAAGCGGACGCCGAGCGTCTCCTTCACGAAGCGCTCGACCTCGGTGTGACCTTGATCGACACGGCGCGAGGCTACGGGCTTTCCGAGGAGCGCATCGGCAAGTACCTTTCGTCTCGGCGCGGCGAGTTCGTGCTGTCCACGAAGGGCGGGTACGGCATCGAAGGAGTGGAGGACTGGACGCCCGACGCGGTGCGCCTCGGAGTCGAACGGGCGTTGCGCGTCATGCGCACGGACGTCCTCGACGTCTTCCACCTGCACTCGCCGCCCTTGCACACGCTGCAACGCGAGGATTTGCTGGCAGAGCTCGACCGAGCCCGGGAGCGCGGTCAAATCCGAGTCGCGGCCTACAGCGGCGAGAACCAGGAGCTTCGCTGGGCGGTCGACTCGGGTCGCTTCGGCAGCGTGGAAACGAGCGTGAACTTCGCCGATCAGTGGAGTTCGCGCCACGTCCTGCCCGACGCCGAGCGGCATGGCCTCGGCGTGATCGGCAAGCGGCCGATCGCGAACGCTCCGTGGAGGTACGCGGAGCGTCCCGTGGGGCAGTACGTGGAAGTCTACTGGGAGCGCGCGCGCACCATGAATCTCACGCCGGGCGACTTGCCGTGGGACGAGTTCGCCTTGCGCTTCTCGGCCTTCGCGCCTTGCGTCCACAGCGTCATCGTCGGCACGGCGAGCATCGATAACTTGCGCAACAACGCGCGCATCGTCGAGAAGGGCGCGCTCGCCGAGAGCGACGTGCGCCGCGTCATGAACGCGTTCGAATCGCATGGAACGCACTGGGGCGGCGAGGTGTGA
- a CDS encoding DUF1517 domain-containing protein: MKRRDWIVLLLALLLGIALAQSGGGFGGSGGGSSGGSGGGSFGGGGGSYGGGYGGYGGSFGGGGFGFGVPVFYGGGGGGGGLIGTILVIVILFVVFGAMRRALSGGSRGALGGGLSGGGAAHAVKAQLILTEGDEVKAALQQVARSGDPDSNEGLARMLAEAALVVLRHPERWTYGAVEYQRLDPTSAASRVGAWATEARAAFTEQTTSNYQDNSLTTGFQHRGDYQAKQGGLYLAVTIAVAAYALPTVPQQGAANAAAARDALLGITGISPSDLVRAEVVWSPDAPGEFLSEDEAIMKYPKLSRL, encoded by the coding sequence ATGAAACGACGCGATTGGATCGTGCTGCTGCTCGCCTTGCTGCTCGGCATCGCCCTCGCTCAATCGGGCGGCGGCTTCGGCGGAAGCGGCGGGGGAAGCAGCGGCGGAAGTGGTGGGGGCAGCTTCGGCGGCGGAGGCGGGAGTTACGGCGGTGGGTACGGAGGCTACGGCGGAAGCTTCGGCGGAGGCGGCTTCGGATTCGGCGTCCCGGTCTTCTACGGCGGCGGCGGTGGCGGAGGCGGCCTCATCGGCACGATTCTCGTCATCGTCATTCTGTTCGTCGTCTTCGGGGCGATGCGCCGCGCCCTCTCGGGCGGTTCGCGCGGCGCGCTCGGCGGCGGACTTTCCGGCGGCGGAGCGGCGCACGCGGTGAAGGCGCAACTCATCCTCACGGAAGGGGACGAGGTGAAGGCCGCGCTTCAGCAAGTGGCGCGCAGCGGCGATCCGGATTCGAACGAGGGCCTCGCGCGCATGCTCGCCGAGGCGGCGCTCGTCGTGCTGCGCCACCCCGAGCGCTGGACGTACGGCGCCGTCGAGTACCAGCGGCTCGATCCGACGAGCGCCGCCTCGCGAGTCGGGGCTTGGGCGACCGAGGCGCGCGCCGCCTTCACCGAGCAGACGACGAGCAACTATCAAGACAACAGCCTCACGACGGGCTTTCAACATCGAGGCGACTACCAAGCGAAGCAGGGCGGGTTGTACCTCGCCGTGACGATCGCCGTGGCCGCCTACGCCCTTCCGACCGTGCCGCAGCAGGGCGCGGCGAACGCGGCGGCGGCGCGCGACGCCCTGTTGGGCATCACGGGCATCTCGCCGAGCGACTTGGTGCGCGCCGAGGTCGTGTGGAGCCCCGACGCGCCCGGCGAGTTCCTCAGCGAAGACGAGGCGATCATGAAGTACCCGAAGTTGTCTCGCTTGTGA
- a CDS encoding DUF4129 domain-containing protein, translating into MVLRRPFDVLSAPLPALVVVAPLVWWGAFAPPLLWILPVTSLLLWHERKNVRALDVAQFAFVLLGLFVAFYEALPWFPATTLVLRFAITGYLLSSSLRIVTSSRPNRFAWGLGALGVVWLSAPSGVGLCALLASAFLAAEVGHRARQDRALVVPRGVGPLLVGVLALGLAGGLVSLARVDVTYRDPGGTASPFTGFRFGWPSEIRSNPPQWLSWLPNAAYALVVIFVLLGLAALLWTLFAYSRTALEDWQLRFAKPKPTLEEAPPPSAPSPEGVRRLYARFLAIARTEGFTRRADETSLEFEARVKSRHPAWSGAIDDLSRAYHEVRYGEVPSRDVFDAASAALRSMEGDA; encoded by the coding sequence ATGGTGCTTCGTCGTCCCTTCGACGTCCTCTCGGCTCCGCTGCCCGCCCTCGTGGTCGTCGCGCCGCTCGTGTGGTGGGGCGCGTTCGCTCCTCCCCTGCTGTGGATTTTGCCCGTCACCAGCTTGCTGCTGTGGCACGAGCGCAAAAACGTGCGCGCGCTCGACGTCGCGCAGTTCGCGTTCGTGCTGCTCGGCTTGTTCGTGGCCTTCTACGAAGCGCTTCCTTGGTTCCCGGCGACGACGCTCGTGCTGCGCTTCGCGATCACCGGGTACCTGTTGTCGTCGAGCTTGAGGATCGTGACGAGTTCTCGGCCCAACCGCTTCGCGTGGGGCCTCGGAGCGCTCGGCGTCGTGTGGCTCAGCGCTCCGAGCGGCGTCGGGCTGTGCGCGCTGCTCGCGTCGGCTTTCCTCGCGGCGGAAGTCGGCCACCGTGCGCGTCAAGACCGAGCGCTCGTCGTGCCTCGCGGCGTCGGGCCGCTGCTGGTCGGCGTGCTCGCCCTCGGTCTCGCCGGAGGTCTCGTGTCGCTTGCCCGCGTCGACGTGACGTACCGCGATCCGGGCGGTACCGCGTCGCCCTTCACCGGCTTCCGCTTCGGATGGCCGAGCGAAATTCGCTCGAATCCACCCCAGTGGCTGTCGTGGCTACCGAACGCCGCCTACGCCCTCGTCGTGATCTTCGTGCTGCTCGGCCTCGCCGCGCTCTTGTGGACGCTGTTCGCGTACTCTCGCACCGCCTTGGAGGATTGGCAGTTGCGATTCGCCAAACCCAAGCCCACCTTGGAAGAAGCGCCGCCGCCGAGCGCGCCGTCGCCGGAAGGCGTGAGGCGCCTCTACGCCCGCTTTCTCGCCATCGCCCGCACCGAGGGCTTCACGCGGCGCGCGGACGAGACGAGCTTGGAGTTCGAAGCGCGTGTCAAGTCGCGCCACCCGGCGTGGAGCGGCGCGATCGACGACCTGAGCCGCGCTTACCACGAGGTTCGCTACGGCGAGGTGCCGTCGCGCGACGTCTTCGACGCGGCCAGCGCCGCCTTGCGAAGCATGGAGGGCGACGCGTGA
- a CDS encoding DUF4129 domain-containing protein, with the protein MKLLGLAVIGASLVAYGHGPWWLVFVWALLLWSVRTSETASRVAVTAPIVVALIGALASWPDLLVTANQFIRLALVGLALHFGLNAVEERRRSGLLLFAAVWLATPTPLGLLGLALGGLGLGGIKQRGVRVVSAPRAAIALGVAAAAVTLLAFALPRPVPWSFARPTPVASANGRAEPAAAPSSRNVVTTTRRADDAPPVLAQNRTGPGLDVLVNVLLCSFALFAFAIAWQTWRVRARRLGAKPHWSDALPVVALVGGLAMLVAWAGLQNRGAAGRASGANAVTNLTTSAVDGARHLPPPWNALFATLGWLGIVGTLLGIVLLTVLTIVILRSRADDEVAKLKADGPDAAAVIPPPLHRVREAYRALLVALEHLGLGRRADETPEELASRVTSAYPGVANDLAVLTSLYEPVRYGGVLTEQDADTAERAARSITARLEEQRDLEQRLKEQHDQHE; encoded by the coding sequence GTGAAGCTACTGGGGCTCGCCGTGATCGGAGCGTCGCTCGTGGCGTACGGACACGGGCCGTGGTGGCTGGTGTTCGTGTGGGCGCTCTTGCTGTGGAGCGTGCGAACGTCCGAGACGGCGAGCCGCGTCGCCGTCACCGCCCCCATTGTCGTCGCGCTGATCGGCGCGCTCGCTTCCTGGCCCGACCTCTTGGTGACCGCGAATCAATTCATCCGGCTCGCCCTCGTGGGCTTGGCGTTGCACTTCGGCCTCAACGCGGTCGAGGAGCGTCGCCGAAGCGGCCTGCTGCTGTTCGCGGCCGTGTGGCTGGCAACGCCCACTCCCCTTGGCCTGCTCGGACTTGCGCTCGGCGGCCTGGGCCTCGGGGGCATCAAGCAGCGTGGCGTCCGGGTCGTTTCGGCGCCACGCGCCGCGATCGCGCTCGGCGTCGCGGCGGCGGCCGTCACGCTGTTGGCGTTCGCGTTGCCGCGGCCCGTTCCCTGGTCCTTCGCCCGCCCGACCCCGGTGGCGAGCGCGAACGGCCGCGCCGAACCCGCCGCGGCGCCAAGTTCGAGAAACGTCGTGACGACGACGAGGCGCGCGGACGACGCGCCGCCCGTCTTGGCGCAAAACCGGACGGGCCCAGGCCTCGACGTCCTGGTGAACGTGCTGCTGTGCTCGTTCGCCCTGTTCGCCTTCGCGATCGCTTGGCAAACGTGGCGTGTGCGCGCACGACGGCTGGGCGCGAAACCCCATTGGAGCGACGCCTTGCCGGTCGTTGCGCTCGTCGGCGGACTCGCGATGCTCGTCGCGTGGGCCGGACTGCAAAATCGTGGAGCGGCGGGCAGGGCGAGCGGCGCGAACGCGGTAACGAACCTCACGACCTCGGCGGTGGACGGCGCGCGCCATCTACCGCCGCCTTGGAACGCGCTGTTCGCGACGCTCGGCTGGCTCGGAATCGTCGGAACGCTTCTCGGAATCGTGCTGCTGACCGTCCTCACGATCGTGATCCTGCGTTCGCGCGCCGACGACGAAGTCGCCAAACTCAAAGCCGACGGACCTGACGCGGCCGCCGTGATTCCCCCGCCGCTTCACCGAGTGCGCGAAGCGTACCGCGCCTTGCTCGTCGCCCTCGAACACCTCGGCCTCGGACGTCGCGCGGACGAGACGCCTGAAGAACTCGCTTCGCGCGTGACCTCCGCGTATCCCGGCGTGGCCAACGACCTCGCCGTTCTCACCTCGCTGTACGAACCCGTGCGGTACGGCGGCGTCCTCACCGAGCAGGACGCCGACACGGCCGAGCGGGCGGCGCGCAGCATCACCGCTCGCCTCGAGGAGCAACGCGACCTCGAACAGCGCCTCAAGGAGCAGCATGACCAACATGAATAA
- a CDS encoding AAA family ATPase, with protein MNNSTNDFASRILGNVARVLVGKEDVTRLALAGILGGGHLLLEDAPGTGKTMLARALAVSLGLGFKRVQFTPDLLPSDITGVSVYRAATATFEFVPGPIFTGVLLADEINRATPKTQSALLEAMGEGQVTESGVTHRLRQPFVVIATQNPIEHEGTFRLPEAQLDRFLVKLSVGYPSEVEEAEMLGRLQERHPIESLGPVSDAAELEAGRAAVRHVHVAPEVRAYIAGLVAKTREHPDLALGAGPRASLALQSVAQALSMLAGRGFVIPDDVKRAASSVLGHRLVLRTEARLRGLTSAEVVDNVLGQVPVPVEATTA; from the coding sequence ATGAATAATTCCACGAACGACTTCGCCAGCCGTATTCTCGGCAACGTCGCCCGCGTCCTCGTGGGCAAGGAGGACGTCACGCGCCTCGCCCTCGCGGGCATTCTCGGCGGCGGGCACCTCTTGTTGGAAGACGCGCCCGGGACGGGCAAGACGATGCTGGCGCGCGCCCTCGCCGTGAGCCTCGGGCTCGGGTTCAAGCGCGTGCAGTTCACGCCCGACCTGCTGCCGTCGGACATCACGGGCGTCAGCGTGTACCGCGCGGCGACCGCCACCTTCGAGTTCGTGCCCGGCCCGATCTTCACGGGCGTCCTCCTGGCCGACGAGATCAACCGCGCGACTCCCAAGACGCAGTCCGCCCTGCTCGAAGCCATGGGCGAAGGGCAAGTCACGGAAAGCGGCGTCACGCACCGCCTGCGGCAACCGTTCGTGGTGATCGCCACGCAAAACCCCATCGAGCACGAAGGCACCTTCCGGCTGCCCGAAGCTCAACTCGACCGTTTCCTCGTCAAGCTTTCCGTCGGTTATCCCAGCGAAGTCGAGGAAGCCGAGATGCTCGGCCGCTTGCAAGAGCGCCATCCCATCGAGAGCCTCGGACCCGTGAGCGACGCGGCGGAACTCGAGGCGGGGCGCGCGGCGGTGCGCCACGTGCACGTCGCGCCGGAAGTGCGCGCCTACATCGCCGGGCTCGTCGCCAAGACGCGCGAGCACCCCGACCTCGCCCTCGGCGCGGGACCGCGCGCCAGCCTCGCCTTGCAAAGCGTCGCGCAAGCCCTTTCGATGCTCGCGGGGCGCGGCTTCGTCATCCCCGACGACGTGAAGCGCGCCGCGTCGAGCGTCCTCGGTCACCGACTCGTGCTGCGCACCGAAGCGAGGCTGCGCGGCCTCACGTCCGCCGAGGTCGTGGACAACGTCCTCGGGCAAGTGCCCGTTCCCGTCGAGGCGACGACCGCTTGA
- a CDS encoding DUF58 domain-containing protein: MITYLLWLGVLALIVTATLLLYRRPPKVDVTRTLPSSIFANQSMELAVRVRVRASLPTRVHLEDAPPRTIVPDATVDFGGLLLGDSEHELRVKLTANRRGVFEWQDVKLAWADPFGLKWRSVTLPVRSVVEVYPRTHGLVLPNLLRPLLSEGNLTRTIGLEDPMSLRGARPYVPGDAPSRISWKLSARSGELMLRELERTASSSLQVHLDLHGNDTYVESAVRLAASLVGEALDLGLPVSVSDASGATETGHTPEALRLALRKLAQAKAETGPQRVPPPKLGSNVVIITGAASDDLVREALGARSGASRVVIVALPEGFYLEPGEKGRPIRSAPPDEIRALERRAGVLAESGVLVFVLRGNQSVLKLGG; this comes from the coding sequence TTGATCACGTACCTGCTGTGGCTGGGCGTCCTAGCGCTGATCGTGACGGCGACGCTTCTGCTTTACCGCCGCCCTCCGAAGGTGGACGTCACGCGGACGTTGCCGAGCAGCATCTTCGCCAATCAAAGCATGGAGCTCGCCGTGCGCGTGCGGGTGCGCGCCTCGCTTCCGACGCGCGTTCACTTGGAGGACGCGCCGCCGCGAACGATCGTTCCCGACGCCACGGTCGACTTCGGCGGCTTGCTGCTCGGCGACAGCGAGCACGAGCTTCGCGTGAAACTCACCGCGAATCGGCGAGGCGTCTTCGAATGGCAAGACGTCAAGCTCGCGTGGGCGGATCCGTTCGGCTTGAAGTGGCGCTCGGTGACGCTTCCCGTGCGCTCGGTCGTCGAAGTCTATCCGCGCACGCACGGCCTCGTCCTTCCGAACCTCCTGCGGCCCCTGCTCAGCGAAGGTAACTTGACGCGTACCATCGGCCTCGAAGATCCCATGAGCTTGCGCGGCGCACGCCCTTACGTGCCGGGCGACGCCCCTTCGCGCATTTCGTGGAAGCTTTCCGCCCGCTCGGGCGAACTCATGCTTCGCGAACTCGAACGCACGGCGAGCAGCAGCTTGCAAGTCCACCTGGACTTGCACGGCAACGACACGTACGTCGAGAGCGCCGTGCGTCTCGCGGCGAGCCTCGTCGGCGAAGCGCTCGACCTCGGCTTGCCCGTCAGCGTCAGCGACGCTTCGGGCGCCACCGAGACGGGTCACACACCCGAAGCGCTTCGCCTCGCCCTGCGAAAGCTCGCCCAAGCGAAAGCCGAGACGGGCCCGCAACGCGTTCCGCCGCCGAAGCTCGGCAGCAACGTCGTCATCATCACGGGCGCCGCTTCCGACGACCTCGTGCGCGAAGCCCTCGGCGCGAGGTCGGGCGCGAGCCGCGTCGTCATCGTCGCCTTGCCCGAAGGGTTCTACTTGGAGCCCGGCGAGAAAGGCCGTCCGATCCGCTCGGCGCCGCCTGACGAGATTCGAGCGTTGGAGCGGCGAGCCGGCGTGCTGGCGGAAAGTGGCGTGCTGGTGTTCGTTTTGCGTGGAAATCAAAGCGTGCTGAAGTTGGGCGGATAG
- a CDS encoding organic hydroperoxide resistance protein yields the protein MSQTTHKIIFRTRATAHGGRAGHIDTPDHHFAAKLSVPQELGGGGGVGTNPEQLFAAGYAACFQSAVGAVARRDKVQQFGTTEVTADVGLARDDLGYMLDVELHVKLPGLPREQAQHVMEEAHKLCPYSRALRGNVEVRLHLVEDEGQA from the coding sequence ATGAGCCAGACGACGCACAAGATCATCTTCCGCACCCGCGCCACCGCGCACGGCGGCCGCGCGGGACACATCGACACGCCCGACCATCACTTCGCCGCAAAACTCAGCGTTCCGCAAGAACTCGGTGGCGGTGGCGGCGTCGGGACGAACCCCGAGCAATTGTTCGCGGCAGGTTACGCCGCGTGCTTCCAAAGCGCCGTGGGGGCCGTCGCACGGCGCGACAAAGTCCAGCAGTTCGGAACGACCGAGGTCACGGCGGACGTGGGCCTCGCGCGCGACGACCTCGGGTACATGCTTGACGTGGAGTTGCACGTCAAACTGCCCGGGTTGCCTCGAGAGCAGGCGCAGCACGTGATGGAGGAGGCGCACAAGTTGTGCCCGTACAGCAGGGCCTTGCGCGGAAACGTGGAGGTGCGCTTGCACCTCGTGGAAGACGAGGGGCAGGCGTAA
- a CDS encoding pseudouridine synthase produces MSERLQKRLARLGVASRRAAEDLIREGRVTVNGIVATLGASVTDADDVRVDGHLLDTPTGQHTTFALYKPKGVVTTAKDELGRAGVLDKMPRVPGLHPVGRLDRDSEGLLLLTTNGDLTLRLTHPRYEHEKQYRAWTDVDLADRDLERLERGVDLDDGRTSPAVVERAAGGLYITLREGRNRQVRRMVEALGADVTRLVRVRFGGLWLGDLRPGEFDELHAEDLSALETIDRASPRWRRAEEDMHARWD; encoded by the coding sequence ATGAGCGAACGATTGCAAAAGCGACTCGCGCGCCTCGGCGTGGCGAGTCGGCGCGCCGCCGAAGACCTCATTCGCGAAGGGCGCGTCACCGTCAACGGAATCGTCGCGACCCTCGGGGCGAGCGTCACGGACGCCGACGACGTGCGCGTCGACGGCCACCTTCTCGACACGCCCACGGGACAGCACACCACCTTCGCCTTGTACAAACCCAAGGGCGTCGTCACGACCGCGAAAGACGAACTGGGCCGCGCGGGCGTCCTCGACAAGATGCCGCGCGTGCCCGGCCTGCACCCCGTCGGACGTCTCGACCGCGACTCGGAGGGACTGCTGCTCCTCACCACGAACGGCGACCTCACCTTGCGCCTCACCCATCCGCGCTACGAACACGAAAAGCAGTACCGCGCGTGGACGGACGTCGATCTCGCCGACCGCGACCTCGAACGACTCGAGCGAGGCGTCGATCTCGACGATGGTCGCACCTCGCCCGCCGTGGTGGAGCGCGCCGCGGGCGGCTTGTATATCACCCTCCGCGAAGGCCGCAACCGACAAGTGCGCCGCATGGTCGAAGCGCTTGGCGCCGACGTCACGCGCCTTGTTCGCGTTCGCTTCGGAGGCTTGTGGCTCGGCGACCTCAGGCCCGGCGAGTTCGACGAACTTCACGCCGAGGATCTGAGCGCCCTCGAGACCATCGATCGCGCCTCGCCTCGCTGGCGCCGCGCCGAAGAGGACATGCACGCACGTTGGGACTGA